In Fusobacterium massiliense, the genomic stretch TAATATAGTATTATACATCTAAAAAATGTCTATTGCAAACAAATAAAGTTCCTCGATTCATATTTTATAAACTCAATGAACATAGTCTCTTCAAACTAATACAGATGTCAGAGACTAATTTTCATTATTTAAATTTATACTTCCCTTGTAAATAAAAAGCTATTAATAGTTAATGATAAAATCATCAATTATTAATAGCTCTCTAATTTATTTTTTAATTATTCTATTATTTTATAGATGCTTCGTAAATTCCTTCTATTGTTTCTCCTATAGTTTTATCAAATTCCGCATCAGTTTGTTGTGCAGATAAACCTTCAGTTAAAGCTCTTGAGAAACTTGCAATAACTCCTGTATTTTTAGATAAGATATCATTTGCTTTTTCTCTTGAATATCCTCCAGATAAAGCAACAACTCTTACTACTCTTGGGTGTTTTGTAAATTCTTCATAGAAGTTTTCTATTGTTGGTAAAGTCAATTTTAACATTACATTTGATGTTTCTGGTAAAGCATTAAGATGTTTTCTAATTTCATCTCTTAATATTTCTTCACATTGAACTTTATCAACATTGTTTATATCTACTTCTGGTTCTATAATAGGTACAAGTCCAGCAGCTACTATTTGAGCTCCAACTTCAAATTGTTGAGCAACAACTCTTGCTATTCCTGCAGGAGAAGCTTTTTTAATAACAGATCTCATTTTTGTACCAAATATATGTCTTTCATTAGCTTTCTTTAATAAATCAGCAAGACCTGGATTTGGTTTCATTGTTTGAACTCCATCTTCATCTAAATCATTAAGTCCTTTATCTATTTTTAAGAAAGGTAATACTCTTTTTTCTTCCCATAAAAAGTCAGCTGTATACTTCCCATCAATTTTACTGTCCATAGTTTGTTCGAATAAAATAGCTCCTAATATTCTATTTTCATTGAAAGCAGGACTTTTGATTATTCTAGTTCTCATTTTATGGATTAAATCAAACATTTCAGCTTCATTTGAATATTGATCTTCATTTACACCATATAGTTTCAATGCTTTTGGAGTACTTCCACCACTTTGGTCTAATGCAGCTATAAAACCTTTTCCATTTCTCATTTTTTCTAATTTTTCGTTCATTATCTCACTCCTTATATTAAAAAAATATCAACCTGAAAGTTTTTTCAAATTACCTAGTATACTTTACCATATTTTTTGTTTTTTTTAAATCACTATTTTTAATTTTTTTTTAAATGGATACTTTATACTCTAAAAAGATAAGTATATTATCAAAAAAACTTTATTTTATTAAACTATTTAAATTTTTAATAAATTCACTTGGGTTTTCAATATTAAATCCTTCTAAAATTAAAGCTTGATTGTATAAAACATTTACTAATTTATCAAAATCTTCTGTTCCAACAGATGAAGTTAATTTATCAAAAAGTGTATGTTCTGGGTTTAAAGCTAAAACTTTTGTTGCCTTATTCATTTCTCCACC encodes the following:
- a CDS encoding fructose bisphosphate aldolase — encoded protein: MNEKLEKMRNGKGFIAALDQSGGSTPKALKLYGVNEDQYSNEAEMFDLIHKMRTRIIKSPAFNENRILGAILFEQTMDSKIDGKYTADFLWEEKRVLPFLKIDKGLNDLDEDGVQTMKPNPGLADLLKKANERHIFGTKMRSVIKKASPAGIARVVAQQFEVGAQIVAAGLVPIIEPEVDINNVDKVQCEEILRDEIRKHLNALPETSNVMLKLTLPTIENFYEEFTKHPRVVRVVALSGGYSREKANDILSKNTGVIASFSRALTEGLSAQQTDAEFDKTIGETIEGIYEASIK